A DNA window from Daucus carota subsp. sativus chromosome 3, DH1 v3.0, whole genome shotgun sequence contains the following coding sequences:
- the LOC108214343 gene encoding protein SOB FIVE-LIKE 5 isoform X2: MNNMSTSECSSGCESGWTAYLDHTSATTAYQYDQNQWRSIGLNVDQQNPETEDLSMVSDASSGPRCMQDGDRSSAYFSASASGLEQVKKKQKSKVKDKKLQDTHLVDTASSPVAKNKFGHSTNQASMMQNQSSSATQQKGKSGLRKHFGFLKSSVSGKAASHKSGGL; encoded by the exons ATGAATAATATGTCCACCTCTGAGTGTAGCAGTGGGTGTGAATCCGGGTGGACGGCTTACCTGGATCATACCTCAGCTACTACTGCTTATCAGTATGATCAGAACCAATGGAGAAGCATTGGCCTTAATGTGGATCAGCAAAATCCAGAAACTGAGGATTTGTCGATGGTCTCTGATGCATCGTCAGGCCCTCGATGTATGCAAGATGGAGATCGCTCTTCTGCATACTTTTCGGCTTCAGCTTCGGGCTTAGAGCAGGtgaaaaagaagcagaagaGTAAAGTAAAAGATAAGAAACTGCAGGATACTCATCTTGTGGATACTGCTAGCTCCCCTGTTGCTAAG AACAAGTTTGGCCATTCCACCAACCAAGCTTCAATGATGCAAAATCAGAGCTCCTCTGCAACTCAGCAGAAG GGAAAATCTGGATTGCGGAAACATTTTGGCTTTCTGAAATCCTCTGTTTCTGGAAAAGCAGCTTCACATAAATCAG GTGGTTTGTAG
- the LOC108214343 gene encoding protein SOB FIVE-LIKE 5 isoform X1, translating to MNNMSTSECSSGCESGWTAYLDHTSATTAYQYDQNQWRSIGLNVDQQNPETEDLSMVSDASSGPRCMQDGDRSSAYFSASASGLEQVKKKQKSKVKDKKLQDTHLVDTASSPVAKVSFSVLEQSSESFDYFVIHLCTGHWVRCSLLMHAFLEQVWPFHQPSFNDAKSELLCNSAEGKIWIAETFWLSEILCFWKSSFT from the exons ATGAATAATATGTCCACCTCTGAGTGTAGCAGTGGGTGTGAATCCGGGTGGACGGCTTACCTGGATCATACCTCAGCTACTACTGCTTATCAGTATGATCAGAACCAATGGAGAAGCATTGGCCTTAATGTGGATCAGCAAAATCCAGAAACTGAGGATTTGTCGATGGTCTCTGATGCATCGTCAGGCCCTCGATGTATGCAAGATGGAGATCGCTCTTCTGCATACTTTTCGGCTTCAGCTTCGGGCTTAGAGCAGGtgaaaaagaagcagaagaGTAAAGTAAAAGATAAGAAACTGCAGGATACTCATCTTGTGGATACTGCTAGCTCCCCTGTTGCTAAGGTATCATTCTCTGTTCTGGAACAAAGCTCTGAGTCTTTTGATTACTTTGTTATTCACTTGTGCACGGGCCATTGGGTACGTTGCAGTTTACTAATGCATGCATTTCTAGAACAAGTTTGGCCATTCCACCAACCAAGCTTCAATGATGCAAAATCAGAGCTCCTCTGCAACTCAGCAGAAG GGAAAATCTGGATTGCGGAAACATTTTGGCTTTCTGAAATCCTCTGTTTCTGGAAAAGCAGCTTCACATAA